The Agromyces marinus genome window below encodes:
- a CDS encoding class I SAM-dependent methyltransferase: MTTSKERRPRPATRADATTADATTADASGKLTLAEILELVAGGRLPLRFTAYDGSSAGPPDAPLGIELKTPRGTTYLATGRGDLGLARAYIAGDLEIHGVHPGDPYELLKALADELVFRMPPPRVMAQILRSIGVEHLRPIAPPPGEAPPRWRRVATGRRHGKARDAEAIHHHYDVSNAFYEWVLGPSMTYTCACYPRPEASLDEAQENKYRLVFDKLRLSPGDRLLDVGCGWGGMVRYAARRGIRVIGVTLSEEQATWAQRAIAEEGLGELAEVRHGDYRDIRDSGFDAVSSIGLLEHIGVRNYAKYFRFLQSRLRPGGLLLNHCITRPDNRSEPSTHGFIDRYVFPDGELTGSGRIITEAQDAGLEVLHEENLRPHYALTLRDWCANLVEHWDEAVDEVGLPTAKVWGLYMAGSRLQFERGGIQLHQVLAVKPGDRGGIGDLPLRPWWAA, encoded by the coding sequence ATGACGACGTCCAAGGAGCGCAGGCCGCGGCCGGCGACGAGAGCGGATGCCACGACAGCGGATGCCACGACAGCGGATGCCTCGGGCAAGCTCACCCTCGCCGAGATCCTCGAGCTCGTCGCCGGCGGCCGGCTCCCGCTGCGGTTCACCGCGTACGACGGCAGCTCGGCGGGCCCGCCCGACGCCCCGCTCGGCATCGAGCTGAAGACGCCGCGGGGCACGACCTACCTCGCCACCGGTCGCGGCGACCTCGGCCTCGCCCGTGCCTACATCGCCGGCGACCTCGAGATCCACGGCGTGCACCCGGGCGACCCCTACGAACTGCTGAAGGCGCTCGCCGACGAACTGGTGTTCCGGATGCCGCCGCCACGGGTGATGGCGCAGATCCTCCGCTCGATCGGGGTCGAGCACCTGCGGCCGATCGCGCCGCCGCCGGGGGAGGCGCCGCCCCGGTGGCGTCGGGTCGCCACGGGGCGCCGGCATGGCAAGGCGCGGGACGCCGAAGCCATCCACCACCACTACGACGTCTCGAACGCCTTCTACGAATGGGTGCTCGGGCCGTCGATGACCTACACCTGCGCGTGCTACCCGCGCCCCGAGGCATCCCTCGACGAAGCCCAGGAGAACAAGTACCGGCTCGTCTTCGACAAGCTCCGGCTGAGCCCGGGCGACCGGCTGCTCGACGTGGGCTGCGGGTGGGGCGGCATGGTGCGCTACGCGGCGCGCCGCGGCATCCGGGTCATCGGCGTCACGCTGTCGGAGGAGCAGGCGACGTGGGCGCAGCGCGCCATCGCCGAGGAGGGCCTGGGCGAGCTCGCCGAGGTGCGCCACGGCGACTACCGCGACATCCGTGACAGCGGGTTCGATGCGGTGTCGTCGATCGGGCTGCTCGAGCACATCGGGGTCCGCAACTACGCGAAGTACTTCCGATTCCTGCAGTCGCGGCTGCGCCCCGGCGGGCTGCTGCTCAACCACTGCATCACCCGCCCGGACAACCGGTCCGAACCCTCGACGCACGGCTTCATCGACCGCTACGTCTTCCCCGACGGCGAACTCACCGGGTCCGGGCGCATCATCACCGAAGCGCAGGATGCCGGCCTCGAGGTGCTGCACGAGGAGAACCTGCGCCCGCACTACGCGCTGACCCTGCGCGACTGGTGCGCCAACCTCGTCGAGCACTGGGACGAGGCGGTCGACGAGGTCGGCCTGCCGACCGCGAAGGTGTGGGGGCTCTACATGGCCGGCTCGCGGCTCCAGTTCGAGCGCGGCGGCATCCAGCTGCACCAGGTGCTCGCGGTGAAGCCCGGCGACCGCGGCGGCATCGGCGACCTGCCGCTGCGGCCGTGGTGGGCGGCGTAG
- a CDS encoding DUF4328 domain-containing protein, with protein MASATQVLLVVCGVLSAITIGTELFGIGAASSYLGGDEAAVGSINAYDQTSTIVNALGAIALIATGVYWAIWQYRAAKQVAGRTRRSPGRHASSWFIPIVSFWFPYQNVSDLWRATGRSRPPWQITWWVLWLSSNLAIWIAGRIYAAAETLEHFRSAMWVSLAGEVLLLAAAPLAWMVVRGITRGLLERARLVDAASGAEVATSPA; from the coding sequence ATGGCATCTGCTACCCAGGTGCTCCTCGTGGTCTGCGGCGTCCTGTCCGCGATCACCATCGGAACCGAGCTGTTCGGCATCGGGGCAGCCTCGAGCTACCTCGGCGGTGATGAGGCGGCCGTGGGCTCGATCAACGCCTACGACCAGACGTCGACGATCGTCAACGCCCTGGGGGCGATCGCCCTCATCGCGACCGGCGTGTACTGGGCCATCTGGCAGTACCGCGCTGCCAAGCAGGTCGCCGGTCGCACCCGACGCTCGCCCGGCCGGCACGCGAGCTCCTGGTTCATACCCATCGTCAGTTTCTGGTTCCCGTACCAGAACGTCTCGGATCTCTGGCGCGCGACCGGTCGCTCGCGGCCGCCGTGGCAGATCACCTGGTGGGTGCTGTGGCTGAGCAGCAACCTCGCCATCTGGATCGCAGGCCGCATCTACGCTGCCGCAGAGACGCTCGAACATTTCCGAAGCGCGATGTGGGTGAGCCTCGCCGGCGAGGTCCTCCTGCTGGCGGCCGCGCCGCTCGCGTGGATGGTCGTCCGGGGGATCACGCGTGGCCTCCTCGAGCGTGCCCGGCTCGTCGATGCGGCGAGCGGGGCGGAAGTCGCCACTTCTCCTGCCTGA
- a CDS encoding LLM class flavin-dependent oxidoreductase, whose protein sequence is MKRIGFLSFGHWSNSPGSQTRSASDVLLQSIDLAVAAEEVGADGAYFRVHHYANQLASPFPLLAAAGAKTSRIELGTGVIDMRYENPLYMAEDAGAADLIAGGRLQLGISRGSPEQVIDGYRYFGYEAPEGETMADVARNNAGVFLKVIDGARFAEPNPRPMFPNPHPGPLGIQPQSPGLRDRIWWGAGSDSTAVWAAEQGMNLMSSTLKADESGEPFHVQQRKQIEAFRTAWAEAGHEREPRVSVSRSIFAIVNDTDRAYFVGGGDRSDQFGVIDDFRAVFGRSYAAEPDVLIEQLREDEAIAAADTLLLTVPNQLGVDYNAHVLESILTHVAPALGWR, encoded by the coding sequence ATGAAGCGCATCGGTTTCCTCTCGTTCGGGCACTGGTCGAACTCCCCCGGCTCGCAGACGAGATCGGCGTCCGACGTGCTGCTCCAGTCGATCGACCTCGCGGTCGCGGCCGAGGAGGTCGGCGCCGACGGCGCCTACTTCCGCGTGCACCACTACGCGAACCAGCTCGCGAGCCCCTTCCCCCTGCTTGCGGCGGCGGGCGCGAAGACGAGCCGGATCGAGCTCGGCACGGGCGTGATCGACATGCGCTACGAGAACCCGCTCTACATGGCGGAGGATGCCGGCGCCGCCGACCTCATCGCGGGCGGCCGCCTGCAGCTCGGCATCTCCCGCGGGTCACCCGAGCAGGTCATCGACGGCTACCGCTACTTCGGGTACGAGGCGCCCGAGGGTGAGACCATGGCCGATGTCGCCCGGAACAACGCGGGGGTGTTCCTGAAGGTCATCGACGGCGCCCGGTTCGCCGAGCCGAATCCGCGCCCGATGTTCCCGAACCCGCATCCGGGGCCGCTCGGCATCCAGCCGCAGTCGCCCGGCCTGCGCGACCGCATCTGGTGGGGCGCGGGCTCCGACTCGACCGCCGTGTGGGCGGCCGAGCAGGGCATGAACCTCATGAGCTCGACGCTCAAAGCCGATGAGTCGGGCGAGCCCTTCCACGTGCAGCAGCGCAAGCAGATCGAGGCGTTCCGAACCGCCTGGGCCGAGGCCGGCCACGAGCGGGAGCCGAGGGTCTCGGTGAGCCGGTCGATCTTCGCCATCGTGAACGACACGGACCGCGCGTACTTCGTCGGCGGCGGCGACCGGTCAGACCAGTTCGGCGTGATCGACGACTTCCGCGCCGTCTTCGGCCGCAGCTACGCCGCCGAACCCGACGTGCTCATCGAGCAGCTGCGCGAAGACGAGGCGATCGCCGCCGCCGACACGCTGCTCCTCACCGTGCCGAACCAGCTGGGCGTCGACTACAACGCGCACGTGCTCGAGTCGATCCTCACGCACGTTGCCCCGGCGCTCGGGTGGCGGTGA
- a CDS encoding adenylate/guanylate cyclase domain-containing protein has protein sequence MTEEHRSGAPTAAPHASSREVSRAVAVLISSATAFGALIVFLYFALIDPVPVDDAALRSLETGSVVTFAVVGAGILVGAIIMVVWLGRPIRVWLRRIEDGAPAAGLPPNVARLVLLWPIIGASLVAAGSLVVAVFFAILYDDPGNFVGIAIGGAVGTTIVYFGTDLIWRRQVPTFFPDGDLSAVRTFRLLVRRRLLVAFLLIGGLTPTLLVVLSLARTRSVLDAENPQAIVDNLVLMQLFILGVGLVTGVITAVLVARAIVEPLDALQAAMRRVEGNELDTRVVVTTNDELGYLGERFNAMTAGLRQGERVRELFGLYVSAEVAQAAVDTGAGLGGTLVECSVVFSDIRDFTTLSERMSPDRLVDVINRYMTAMVSVVVEHGGVVTRFAGDSILAVFGTPLNPMPDHADRAVQAAMGMRRALASFNEAETAEGLPNLESGVGIATGPAIAGNIGGRERIEYTVMGDTVNLAARLEDKTKDVGAPILMSAETYRALGDERDLRATAMTDVAIKGKHDPVTVYALPD, from the coding sequence ATGACGGAGGAGCATCGATCCGGCGCCCCAACGGCCGCGCCGCACGCGTCCTCGCGCGAGGTCTCGCGCGCAGTGGCGGTCCTCATCTCGAGCGCGACGGCGTTCGGCGCCCTGATCGTCTTCCTCTACTTCGCGCTCATCGATCCGGTTCCGGTCGACGACGCGGCGCTCCGATCGCTCGAGACCGGAAGCGTCGTGACCTTCGCGGTCGTGGGTGCCGGGATCCTCGTCGGGGCGATCATCATGGTCGTCTGGCTCGGGCGACCCATCCGTGTCTGGCTGCGCCGCATCGAGGATGGCGCCCCCGCTGCGGGGCTGCCCCCGAACGTCGCTCGACTGGTGCTGCTCTGGCCGATCATCGGCGCATCGCTCGTCGCAGCGGGCAGCCTCGTCGTGGCGGTGTTCTTCGCGATCCTGTACGACGATCCGGGCAACTTCGTCGGCATCGCGATCGGCGGCGCCGTCGGGACGACGATCGTCTACTTCGGTACCGACCTGATCTGGCGGCGACAGGTCCCGACCTTCTTCCCCGACGGCGACCTGAGCGCCGTCCGCACGTTCCGGCTCCTCGTCCGGAGGCGCCTGCTGGTGGCGTTCCTCCTCATCGGCGGGCTCACGCCGACCCTGCTCGTGGTCCTGTCACTGGCACGAACGCGTTCCGTGCTCGATGCCGAGAACCCGCAGGCGATCGTCGACAACCTCGTCCTCATGCAGCTGTTCATCCTCGGGGTGGGCCTCGTCACCGGGGTGATCACAGCGGTCCTGGTCGCACGAGCCATCGTCGAACCGCTCGATGCGCTGCAGGCCGCGATGCGTCGCGTGGAAGGCAACGAGCTCGACACGCGCGTGGTGGTGACCACCAACGACGAGCTCGGCTACCTCGGCGAGCGGTTCAACGCCATGACGGCCGGCCTGCGCCAGGGCGAGCGGGTCCGTGAACTGTTCGGGCTGTACGTGAGCGCCGAGGTTGCCCAGGCTGCTGTGGACACCGGGGCGGGGCTGGGCGGCACGCTCGTCGAGTGCTCGGTGGTCTTCTCCGACATCCGCGACTTCACGACCCTCAGTGAGCGGATGTCGCCGGACCGCCTCGTCGACGTGATCAACCGGTACATGACGGCGATGGTGTCGGTCGTCGTCGAGCACGGCGGAGTGGTGACCCGCTTCGCGGGCGACTCGATCCTGGCGGTCTTCGGCACGCCGCTCAATCCCATGCCGGACCACGCCGACCGCGCGGTGCAGGCGGCGATGGGCATGCGCCGGGCCCTGGCCTCGTTCAACGAGGCGGAGACCGCGGAGGGCCTGCCGAACCTGGAGTCGGGCGTCGGCATCGCGACGGGCCCGGCCATCGCCGGCAACATCGGCGGCCGCGAGCGGATCGAGTACACGGTCATGGGCGACACCGTGAACCTCGCCGCGCGGCTGGAGGACAAGACCAAGGATGTCGGCGCGCCGATCCTCATGAGCGCGGAGACGTACCGGGCGCTCGGCGACGAGCGTGATCTGCGCGCAACGGCGATGACGGATGTCGCGATCAAGGGCAAGCACGACCCGGTGACCGTCTACGCACTCCCCGACTGA
- a CDS encoding VOC family protein — translation MHLFDHLGISVDDLPRAVARFDPVMQALGCTREDEDGSVAWHRGEEQLILFPTREPGSGPHRHGRVGWQHLAFAVDSREEVDRLHEVAMDAGWTAVREPKLYPRFNDRYYASFVEDDNGIRLEFMHNPPREADAAG, via the coding sequence ATGCATCTCTTCGACCACCTCGGAATCTCCGTCGACGACCTGCCCCGTGCCGTCGCCCGGTTCGACCCGGTGATGCAGGCGCTCGGCTGCACCCGTGAGGATGAGGACGGCTCGGTGGCGTGGCACCGTGGGGAAGAGCAGCTGATCCTCTTCCCCACCCGCGAGCCCGGAAGCGGTCCGCACCGCCACGGCCGCGTCGGGTGGCAGCACCTCGCCTTCGCGGTCGACTCACGAGAGGAGGTCGACCGCCTGCATGAGGTCGCGATGGATGCCGGGTGGACGGCGGTCCGCGAGCCCAAGCTCTATCCTCGTTTCAACGACCGCTACTACGCGTCGTTCGTCGAAGACGACAACGGCATCCGCCTCGAGTTCATGCACAACCCGCCGCGGGAGGCCGACGCCGCAGGATGA
- a CDS encoding excalibur calcium-binding domain-containing protein, with amino-acid sequence MPDTPATEPTLPAKIIAGLRGWLTGLTVFGWVSVALLALFVLVSLTATGIGGGLLAVGLIALGSGAYTLITGRGSWARIPGRKVAAIVLASGLVTTVVGTSAYGAQSPRDEPAAVAEPAPSRTSEPVATDTPTPEPEPTPEPTPEPVAETKPVQVGTALALLETLPIKGRAPKTDYDRTGMFGSPWLDVDRNGCDTRNDILARDLEPEIKAGPCKVTSGTLVDTYTGKTIEFVRGNATSGAVQIDHVVSLMNAWETGAQQLSHDQRIALANDPLNLIAVDGPTNSAKGAGDAATWLPPHKAFRCQYVARQASVKAAYSLWVTQAEHDAIARILATCPDEPALTTGAARAQAPGPAAEPTPEPAPAPEPAPAPAPEPAPAPAPAPAPAPVYYANCDAVRAAGAAPIRAGDPGYSRKLDRDGDGVGCE; translated from the coding sequence ATGCCGGATACCCCTGCGACCGAACCGACCCTGCCCGCCAAGATCATCGCCGGCCTCCGCGGCTGGCTCACCGGCCTGACCGTGTTCGGCTGGGTGAGCGTGGCGCTGCTCGCGCTGTTCGTGCTCGTCAGCCTGACGGCGACCGGGATCGGCGGCGGACTCCTCGCCGTCGGCCTGATCGCGCTCGGCTCCGGGGCGTACACGCTGATCACCGGACGCGGGAGCTGGGCGCGCATCCCCGGCCGGAAGGTCGCCGCGATCGTGCTCGCGAGCGGCCTGGTGACCACGGTCGTCGGCACGAGCGCCTACGGGGCGCAGAGCCCGCGCGACGAACCCGCCGCAGTCGCCGAGCCGGCGCCGAGCAGGACCTCCGAACCGGTCGCCACGGACACGCCGACCCCGGAACCGGAACCGACGCCGGAACCGACACCGGAACCTGTCGCCGAGACCAAGCCCGTCCAGGTGGGAACCGCGCTCGCACTGCTGGAGACGCTGCCGATCAAGGGACGTGCCCCGAAGACCGACTACGACCGGACGGGCATGTTCGGCAGCCCGTGGCTGGACGTGGACCGCAACGGCTGCGACACCCGCAACGACATCCTCGCCCGCGACCTCGAACCGGAGATCAAGGCCGGACCGTGCAAGGTCACCTCCGGCACCCTCGTGGACACCTACACCGGCAAGACGATCGAGTTCGTCCGCGGGAACGCCACCTCGGGGGCGGTCCAGATCGACCACGTCGTCTCGCTCATGAACGCGTGGGAGACCGGCGCACAGCAGCTCAGCCACGACCAGCGCATCGCCCTGGCCAACGACCCCCTGAACCTGATCGCCGTGGACGGGCCGACCAACAGCGCCAAGGGCGCGGGGGACGCCGCAACCTGGCTGCCGCCGCACAAGGCTTTCCGATGCCAGTACGTCGCCCGGCAGGCGTCGGTCAAGGCCGCCTACTCGCTCTGGGTGACCCAGGCCGAGCACGACGCGATCGCGCGCATCCTCGCGACCTGCCCGGACGAACCGGCGCTGACCACCGGAGCCGCACGGGCCCAGGCACCGGGACCGGCTGCCGAGCCCACCCCTGAGCCTGCCCCCGCTCCCGAGCCGGCTCCCGCCCCAGCTCCCGAGCCGGCCCCCGCACCGGCACCGGCACCTGCTCCGGCGCCCGTGTACTACGCCAACTGCGACGCCGTCCGTGCCGCTGGAGCCGCACCGATCCGCGCCGGAGACCCCGGCTACAGCCGCAAGCTCGACCGCGACGGCGACGGGGTCGGCTGCGAGTAG
- a CDS encoding alpha/beta fold hydrolase: protein MTASGIAFDRVAGSGIPVVLIHAGVADRRMWDPHWTELGSARAAVRLDLRGFGESTTEPDGEWSHVDDVLETLRHLGIERAHLVGASFGSGVAVEAALTAPDLVESLLVCPPGGSLLATMTPDLRRFIDAENDALARGDLAAAVEANVDAWVVGPHRTADDVDPAVVAAVRTMQRRAFEIDAAWAGSAPVELEPAALDRLSEIAVRTLVLVGTHDLETTHDAASRLVAGIAGARRIDWPDAAHLPSLEKPAAFLDLLLDWTAPPGTASRPGPAAR from the coding sequence GTGACTGCGTCGGGCATCGCCTTCGACCGTGTCGCCGGATCCGGCATCCCCGTGGTGCTGATCCATGCCGGCGTCGCCGACCGCCGGATGTGGGACCCGCACTGGACGGAACTCGGCTCGGCTCGCGCGGCCGTCCGGCTCGACCTGCGCGGGTTCGGGGAATCGACGACCGAGCCTGACGGCGAGTGGTCGCACGTCGACGATGTCCTCGAGACCCTGCGACACCTCGGCATCGAACGCGCTCACCTCGTCGGGGCCTCATTCGGGTCGGGGGTCGCGGTCGAGGCGGCGCTCACGGCGCCCGACCTCGTCGAGTCGCTGCTGGTGTGCCCGCCCGGCGGGAGCCTGCTCGCCACGATGACGCCCGACCTCCGCCGGTTCATCGACGCGGAGAACGACGCCCTCGCGCGCGGAGACCTCGCTGCAGCGGTCGAGGCGAACGTGGACGCCTGGGTGGTCGGGCCTCACCGCACCGCGGACGACGTCGACCCGGCCGTCGTCGCGGCGGTCCGGACGATGCAGCGTCGAGCGTTCGAGATCGACGCAGCATGGGCTGGAAGCGCGCCGGTGGAACTCGAGCCCGCAGCCCTCGATCGCCTGTCCGAGATCGCCGTGCGGACGCTCGTGCTCGTCGGCACCCACGACCTCGAGACCACGCACGACGCCGCGTCGCGACTCGTCGCCGGCATCGCCGGTGCGCGGCGCATCGACTGGCCGGATGCCGCGCACCTGCCGTCGCTCGAGAAGCCCGCGGCGTTCCTCGACCTCCTGCTCGACTGGACCGCCCCGCCGGGCACTGCGAGCCGGCCTGGCCCAGCGGCTCGATAG
- a CDS encoding L-aspartate oxidase — protein MTTAARTAPERQLSTTVLVIGTGGSGLRAAIELAEAGVDVLALGKRAKSDAHTSLAAGGINAALGTMDADDSWQQHAADTLKESYLLADPRTVETVTKGAARGIQDLERYGMPFAREEDGRISQRFFGAHTFRRTAFAGDYTGLEIQRTLVNRAAQLGVPILDTVYVTRILVNDDGAVFGAYGFDLEDGTRYLIHADAVILAAGGHNRIWRRTSSRRDENTGDSWRLAVEAGGRVRDPELVQFHPSGILEPENAAGTLISEAARGEGGILTNALGERFMSRYDPERMELSTRDRVALAAYTEIKEGRGTPNGGVWLDVSHLPRETIMRRLPRVYQTMLELQMRDITQEPIEIAPTAHYSMGGVWVRPDDHGTDVPGLYAIGEASSGLHGANRLGGNSLIELLVFGRIVGQAAAEYSRGLAAQRRSASAVQAARAEIDDLLAADGPENVRSLQRAIRDTMTEHAGVVRDEEGLLAGLAELDAIEARMTDIGVHPDLAGYQDLAHAFDLKSAALAARATLSAALERRETRGCHNRSDFPETDAALQVNLVWSPSTGVTRESIPPIPEEIAALMREVSTVGKLVE, from the coding sequence CTCGCTCGCGGCCGGCGGCATCAACGCGGCCCTCGGCACCATGGACGCCGACGACAGCTGGCAGCAGCACGCCGCCGACACCCTGAAGGAGAGCTACCTCCTCGCCGACCCGCGCACCGTCGAGACCGTGACCAAGGGCGCAGCCCGCGGCATCCAGGACCTCGAGCGCTACGGCATGCCGTTCGCCCGCGAAGAGGACGGCCGCATCTCGCAGCGCTTCTTCGGCGCGCACACCTTCCGGCGCACCGCATTCGCGGGCGACTACACCGGCCTCGAGATCCAGCGCACGCTCGTGAACCGGGCCGCGCAGCTCGGCGTGCCGATCCTCGACACCGTCTACGTCACGCGCATCCTCGTCAACGACGACGGCGCGGTCTTCGGCGCCTACGGCTTCGACCTCGAGGACGGCACCCGCTACCTCATCCACGCCGACGCCGTCATCCTCGCCGCCGGCGGCCACAACCGCATCTGGCGGCGCACGTCGTCGCGGCGCGATGAGAACACGGGCGACTCTTGGCGCCTCGCCGTCGAGGCGGGCGGCCGGGTGCGCGACCCCGAGCTCGTGCAGTTCCACCCGTCGGGCATCCTCGAGCCCGAGAACGCGGCAGGCACCCTCATCAGCGAGGCCGCCCGCGGCGAGGGCGGCATCCTCACCAACGCCCTCGGCGAGCGCTTCATGTCTCGCTACGATCCGGAACGGATGGAACTCTCGACGCGCGACCGCGTCGCGCTCGCCGCGTACACCGAGATCAAGGAGGGCCGCGGCACCCCGAACGGCGGTGTCTGGCTGGATGTCTCGCACCTTCCCCGCGAGACGATCATGCGGCGCCTCCCCCGCGTCTACCAGACCATGCTCGAGCTCCAGATGCGCGACATCACGCAGGAGCCGATCGAGATCGCGCCCACCGCGCACTACTCGATGGGCGGCGTCTGGGTGCGCCCCGACGACCACGGCACCGACGTGCCCGGCCTCTACGCGATTGGCGAGGCCTCCTCGGGCCTGCACGGCGCGAACCGCCTCGGCGGCAACTCGCTCATCGAGCTGCTCGTGTTCGGCCGCATCGTCGGGCAGGCCGCGGCGGAGTACTCGCGCGGGCTCGCCGCGCAGCGGCGTTCGGCGTCCGCGGTCCAGGCTGCCCGCGCCGAGATCGACGACCTGCTGGCGGCGGATGGCCCGGAGAACGTCCGCTCCCTGCAGCGCGCCATCCGCGACACCATGACCGAGCACGCCGGCGTCGTCCGCGACGAGGAGGGCCTCCTCGCGGGCCTCGCCGAACTCGACGCCATCGAGGCGCGCATGACCGACATCGGCGTGCACCCCGACCTCGCCGGCTACCAGGACCTCGCCCATGCCTTCGACCTGAAGTCCGCCGCGCTGGCCGCTCGCGCGACGCTGTCGGCAGCGCTGGAGCGTCGCGAGACCCGCGGATGCCACAACCGCTCCGACTTCCCCGAGACGGATGCCGCCCTGCAGGTCAATCTGGTCTGGTCGCCGTCCACGGGCGTGACGCGCGAGTCGATCCCGCCGATCCCGGAGGAGATCGCCGCGCTCATGCGCGAGGTCTCGACGGTGGGCAAGCTCGTCGAGTAG